Proteins from a single region of Amycolatopsis sp. CA-230715:
- a CDS encoding SDR family oxidoreductase: MNSFKDRVAIVTGASRGIGLGVAKELVSRGAKVCITARKPEPLAEAVAELGGDDVAIAVAGKADNPEHQDEAVATAIDRFGSLDLLVNNAGINPVYGPVIDVDDAAAAKLMAVNVLAPLAWTRKARDAWMGEHGGAVVNVASIAGLRASPGIGMYGVTKAALIRLTVELAAELGPKIRLNAVAPAVVKTSFATALYEGREDEVAAAYPLKRLGVPEDIAGAVAFLLSEEAGWITGQTLVLDGGVSLGGGL, from the coding sequence GTGAACTCGTTCAAGGACCGGGTCGCCATCGTGACCGGCGCCAGCAGGGGTATCGGCCTCGGCGTCGCCAAGGAACTCGTCTCCCGCGGCGCCAAGGTGTGCATCACCGCCCGCAAGCCGGAACCGCTCGCCGAGGCGGTCGCGGAACTGGGTGGTGACGACGTCGCCATCGCGGTCGCGGGCAAGGCCGACAACCCCGAGCACCAGGACGAGGCCGTCGCGACCGCGATCGACCGGTTCGGCAGCCTCGATCTGCTGGTGAACAACGCCGGGATCAACCCGGTCTACGGTCCGGTGATCGACGTCGACGACGCGGCCGCCGCGAAGCTCATGGCCGTCAACGTGCTGGCGCCGCTCGCGTGGACGCGGAAGGCGCGCGACGCGTGGATGGGCGAGCACGGCGGCGCGGTCGTCAACGTCGCGTCCATCGCCGGCCTGCGCGCCTCGCCGGGGATCGGCATGTACGGGGTGACCAAGGCCGCGCTGATCCGGCTGACCGTCGAGCTGGCCGCCGAACTCGGGCCGAAGATCCGCCTCAACGCGGTCGCGCCCGCCGTGGTGAAGACGTCCTTCGCCACCGCGTTGTACGAGGGCAGGGAGGACGAGGTCGCCGCGGCGTACCCGTTGAAGCGCCTCGGCGTGCCGGAGGACATCGCGGGCGCGGTGGCGTTCCTGCTGTCCGAGGAGGCCGGGTGGATCACCGGTCAGACGCTCGTGCTCGACGGCGGCGTCTCGCTCGGAGGTGGCCTGTGA
- a CDS encoding SDR family oxidoreductase — MTTLKDAGVVVTGGGGGIGAALARRFRAEGARVVVADLDEKSVTSVAEEVGGTAFVGDVASEDGVRRLIDTANGALGAIDVFCANAGIAPHGGPEAPASVWQAAWDVNVMAHVRAADLLLPGWLERGRGHFVATVSAAGILTSLGSAPYSVTKHGALAFAEWLSATYRHRGITVQAVCPQGVRTNMLSGTGKAGDFLMGASAIEPEQVSDALFTAMAENRFLVLPHPEVADYYAARATQTDRWLGGMNKLQRKVEELEG, encoded by the coding sequence GTGACCACGCTGAAGGACGCGGGTGTCGTCGTCACCGGTGGTGGTGGCGGGATCGGTGCCGCGCTGGCGAGGCGGTTCCGCGCGGAGGGTGCGCGCGTGGTCGTCGCGGACCTGGACGAGAAGTCGGTGACCTCGGTGGCCGAAGAGGTCGGTGGCACCGCGTTCGTCGGTGATGTCGCGAGCGAAGACGGCGTGCGGCGGCTGATCGACACCGCGAATGGCGCGCTCGGCGCGATCGACGTGTTCTGCGCCAACGCGGGTATCGCGCCGCACGGCGGTCCCGAAGCCCCCGCCTCGGTATGGCAGGCGGCGTGGGACGTGAACGTGATGGCACACGTTCGCGCGGCGGACCTGCTCCTGCCGGGCTGGCTCGAACGCGGTCGCGGGCACTTCGTCGCGACGGTGTCCGCGGCCGGGATCTTGACCAGCCTCGGATCCGCGCCGTATTCGGTCACCAAGCACGGCGCGCTGGCCTTCGCCGAATGGCTGAGCGCGACCTACCGCCATCGCGGCATCACCGTGCAGGCGGTGTGCCCGCAGGGCGTGCGGACGAACATGCTCTCCGGCACCGGCAAGGCGGGCGACTTCCTGATGGGGGCGTCGGCGATCGAACCCGAGCAGGTGTCCGACGCGCTGTTCACCGCGATGGCCGAGAACCGGTTCCTGGTGCTCCCGCATCCCGAGGTGGCGGACTACTACGCGGCCCGCGCCACGCAGACCGACCGGTGGCTCGGCGGGATGAACAAGCTGCAGCGCAAGGTGGAGGAGCTGGAGGGCTGA
- a CDS encoding HIT family protein, producing the protein MSDQCLFCGIVAGEVPSAKVAEDDTTYAFMDINPASDGHLLVVPKRHSKDLLDIGAADLADVTVAAQRIAKAVSKELGADGVNLLNCCGADAWQTVFHFHLHVIPRYVDKTKDRLVLPWRPGVPGDPAAIAALGARLSAAVD; encoded by the coding sequence ATGAGCGATCAGTGCCTGTTCTGCGGCATCGTGGCCGGCGAGGTCCCCAGCGCGAAGGTAGCCGAAGACGACACGACGTACGCCTTCATGGACATCAACCCGGCCTCGGACGGTCACCTGCTGGTCGTGCCCAAGCGCCACAGCAAAGACCTGCTCGACATCGGCGCCGCGGACCTTGCCGATGTCACGGTGGCGGCGCAACGGATCGCGAAGGCGGTGAGCAAGGAGCTCGGCGCCGACGGCGTGAACCTCCTCAACTGCTGTGGTGCCGACGCGTGGCAGACCGTCTTCCACTTCCACCTGCACGTGATTCCGCGGTACGTCGACAAGACCAAGGACCGGTTGGTGCTGCCATGGCGGCCGGGGGTCCCTGGTGACCCGGCGGCGATCGCCGCACTGGGTGCCAGGCTCTCCGCGGCGGTCGACTGA
- a CDS encoding MBL fold metallo-hydrolase: MTQQVLPDPVVRVAGAREIARDLVVIPNRGVELVPNIGVIGGTHSVLVVETGIGPDNGRAVLEFAAKHARGRKLFLTTTHFHPEHAFGAQAFVGEATYLVNRAQAADLAAKGPGYLDMFRGLGESIARPLEGVELVTPDLVYDDAYDLDLGGRVVRLRATGRAHSKGDQVVTVPDAGVLFTGDLVETGQFAIFPWFPPHDADVSGIRWIEVLRRLAGEHPGIVVPGHGDTGGPELLAEVRAYLELLRDETWARRDSAMGKEEIVGEVTALMLERHPEWAGREWIEPGVGCLCAEHTG, from the coding sequence ATGACGCAACAGGTGCTGCCCGATCCCGTCGTGCGCGTGGCCGGCGCGCGGGAGATCGCCCGCGATCTGGTGGTGATCCCGAACCGGGGCGTGGAGCTGGTGCCCAACATCGGTGTCATCGGCGGGACGCATTCGGTGCTCGTCGTCGAAACGGGGATCGGGCCGGACAACGGCCGTGCCGTGCTCGAATTCGCCGCCAAGCACGCGCGCGGCCGGAAGCTCTTCCTGACCACTACGCACTTCCACCCCGAGCACGCGTTCGGCGCGCAGGCGTTCGTGGGGGAGGCGACCTACCTGGTCAACCGCGCGCAGGCGGCGGACCTCGCCGCGAAGGGCCCCGGTTACCTCGACATGTTCCGGGGGCTCGGAGAGTCGATCGCGCGACCGCTCGAAGGCGTGGAACTGGTGACCCCGGATCTCGTCTACGACGACGCGTACGACCTGGACCTCGGCGGCCGGGTCGTGCGGCTGCGGGCCACCGGCCGCGCGCACAGCAAGGGGGACCAGGTGGTCACGGTGCCCGACGCGGGCGTGCTGTTCACCGGGGATCTGGTGGAGACCGGGCAGTTCGCGATCTTCCCGTGGTTCCCGCCGCACGACGCCGACGTGTCCGGGATCCGCTGGATCGAGGTGCTGCGGCGGCTGGCCGGCGAGCACCCGGGCATCGTCGTTCCCGGGCACGGCGACACCGGTGGCCCCGAACTGCTGGCCGAGGTCCGCGCGTATCTCGAACTGCTGCGCGACGAGACCTGGGCTCGCCGGGATTCGGCCATGGGCAAGGAAGAAATCGTCGGCGAGGTCACGGCGCTGATGCTCGAACGCCACCCCGAGTGGGCGGGGCGGGAATGGATCGAACCCGGCGTCGGCTGCCTCTGCGCCGAGCACACCGGCTGA
- a CDS encoding ATP-binding protein: protein MAGRSAALAVRSEEPVESTTYVGRSAETEEARRLLGIASVVTLTGPGGVGKTRLAWRVAAACQAAFSGEVAFVSLAELREPALLVPTVANVLGFGDRSAKPAVEVVVEALRARKLLLVLDNCEHLVEDCAWFADTIARTCQEVRVLATSRQSLGVAGERILPVPPLAVPDEGDSLERAQDCEAVRLFVDRASAVVPSFRLTEGDAEHLIRLCRRLDGLPLAIELAAVRSRALSPRQLADRLDRRFTVLSGGRRGTPGRHETMRALIDWSHDLCTEPERLLWARASVFSGSFDLDAAEHVCAGGDLPADDVLEVVDGLLDKSILQREEHAGSVRYRMLESVREYGADRLRGSGELAAVRSRHRDFFAELTGRYAAEWLKTDQLAWIGRLRHEHANLRAALDFCAEDPEDAVVGLRMLRDVKEFWIVRGLNTEGRMWLRKLDEAAPDGVPERAHVWWLFAFLAVVQGDLGAYRSAVDSATAEAEAAGDEHALAYVHHVRAYAALIGNEMPEAVRLFGKAIEMFRAHGDEGARLWSSYNYGLAVALAGEMDRGRAVLDECIETCVRRGEVFWRGWGLWSRAAAEYLQGDLGVARACCEEVLRLHSQVDDRVVIGFTLTVLAGCEARTGQPNRAALLQGAAMSVWQTLGAWPTRYQAFVEPLQADTDAVTGELGWDVAAKEFAAGAAMPIDTAIAYALDEPDDIASAPLPDVLTRRQKEIAKLVAEGLTNQEIADRLVIARRTVESHIDHILTRLDCANRAQIAAWVARTYAGG from the coding sequence ATGGCGGGCAGGAGCGCGGCGCTCGCGGTGCGGTCGGAAGAGCCGGTCGAGTCGACCACCTACGTCGGCCGGAGCGCGGAGACCGAAGAGGCCCGCCGCCTGCTGGGAATCGCTTCGGTGGTCACGTTGACCGGGCCCGGCGGGGTCGGCAAGACCAGGCTGGCTTGGCGGGTGGCCGCCGCCTGCCAGGCCGCGTTCTCCGGTGAGGTCGCCTTCGTGTCCCTCGCCGAGCTGCGCGAGCCCGCACTCCTGGTACCGACGGTGGCCAATGTGCTCGGTTTCGGCGACCGGTCGGCGAAACCCGCCGTCGAGGTGGTCGTGGAGGCGCTGCGGGCGCGCAAGCTGTTGCTGGTGCTGGACAATTGCGAACACCTGGTGGAGGACTGCGCGTGGTTCGCCGACACGATCGCGCGGACCTGCCAGGAGGTGCGGGTGCTGGCGACCAGCAGGCAGTCGCTCGGGGTGGCGGGTGAGCGGATCCTGCCGGTGCCCCCGCTTGCGGTACCGGACGAGGGCGATTCCCTGGAGCGCGCCCAGGACTGCGAGGCCGTGCGGTTGTTCGTGGACAGGGCGAGCGCGGTCGTGCCGTCCTTCCGGCTGACCGAGGGCGACGCCGAACACCTCATCCGGTTGTGCCGCAGGCTCGACGGGCTGCCGCTGGCGATCGAACTCGCCGCGGTGCGTTCGCGGGCGCTGTCCCCGCGTCAGCTTGCCGACCGCCTCGATCGCCGCTTCACGGTCCTTTCCGGCGGCAGGCGCGGTACGCCGGGCAGGCACGAGACGATGCGCGCGCTGATCGACTGGAGCCACGACCTGTGCACCGAGCCCGAACGCCTGCTGTGGGCGCGCGCGTCGGTGTTCTCGGGCAGTTTCGACCTGGACGCCGCCGAGCACGTGTGCGCGGGCGGGGACCTGCCGGCCGACGACGTGCTGGAAGTGGTGGACGGGCTGCTGGACAAGTCGATCCTGCAGCGTGAGGAGCACGCGGGCAGCGTGCGCTACCGGATGCTGGAATCGGTGCGCGAGTACGGCGCCGACCGCCTTCGCGGCTCCGGTGAGCTGGCGGCCGTGCGGTCGCGGCACCGGGACTTCTTCGCCGAGCTGACCGGCCGGTACGCCGCCGAGTGGCTGAAGACCGACCAGCTCGCCTGGATCGGGCGCCTTCGCCACGAACACGCGAATCTCCGCGCCGCGCTGGACTTCTGCGCGGAGGACCCCGAGGACGCCGTCGTCGGTCTGCGCATGCTCCGCGACGTCAAGGAGTTCTGGATCGTGCGCGGCCTGAACACCGAGGGCCGGATGTGGCTGCGGAAGCTCGACGAGGCCGCGCCGGACGGGGTGCCCGAGCGCGCACATGTGTGGTGGTTGTTCGCGTTCCTGGCCGTGGTGCAAGGAGATCTCGGCGCATATCGGTCCGCAGTGGACAGTGCGACCGCGGAAGCGGAGGCGGCGGGTGACGAGCACGCGCTCGCCTACGTGCACCACGTGCGAGCCTACGCGGCGTTGATCGGGAACGAAATGCCCGAGGCGGTGCGGTTGTTCGGCAAGGCGATCGAGATGTTCCGCGCGCACGGCGACGAGGGCGCGCGGCTGTGGTCCAGCTACAACTACGGTCTCGCCGTCGCGCTGGCGGGCGAAATGGACCGCGGTCGTGCGGTGCTCGACGAGTGCATCGAAACCTGCGTGCGGCGGGGCGAGGTTTTCTGGCGCGGCTGGGGGTTGTGGTCGCGCGCCGCCGCCGAGTACCTCCAAGGCGATCTCGGGGTGGCCCGTGCATGCTGCGAGGAAGTGCTCCGGCTGCACAGCCAGGTCGACGACCGCGTGGTCATCGGGTTCACCCTCACCGTGCTGGCCGGGTGCGAAGCGCGCACCGGCCAGCCGAACCGGGCCGCGCTCCTGCAGGGGGCGGCGATGAGCGTCTGGCAGACGCTGGGCGCGTGGCCGACCCGCTACCAGGCCTTCGTCGAACCGCTGCAAGCCGACACCGACGCGGTCACCGGTGAGCTCGGCTGGGACGTCGCCGCGAAGGAGTTCGCCGCCGGGGCCGCGATGCCGATCGACACCGCCATCGCCTACGCGCTCGACGAGCCGGACGACATCGCGTCGGCGCCGTTGCCCGACGTGCTCACCAGGCGGCAGAAGGAGATCGCGAAACTGGTCGCCGAAGGGCTCACGAACCAGGAGATCGCCGATCGGCTGGTGATCGCCCGCCGCACCGTGGAGAGCCACATCGACCACATCCTCACCAGGCTCGACTGCGCCAACCGCGCGCAGATCGCGGCCTGGGTGGCGCGAACCTACGCCGGGGGATAG
- a CDS encoding helix-turn-helix domain-containing protein, producing the protein MDTLDLLLHPVRLRIVHALSGGRPRTTSELSEALPDVPRTSVYRHVGLLAEAGLLEVADEQRVRGIVERHYRLRRERARIEEEAGASMSLDDHRRGFAAGTAVLLAEFNAYLDRPGADPFADSVGYRQGTFWLSPGELAEMIGELRQVFARRADNGPAPDRRSYLMSTIVFPSDGAGEAS; encoded by the coding sequence GTGGACACCCTCGACCTCCTGCTGCACCCGGTCCGGCTCCGAATCGTGCACGCGCTCTCCGGTGGACGCCCCCGTACGACCTCCGAGCTGAGCGAGGCCCTGCCCGACGTCCCGAGGACGAGCGTGTACCGGCACGTCGGCCTGCTCGCCGAGGCGGGACTGCTGGAGGTCGCCGACGAACAGCGCGTGCGGGGCATCGTCGAGCGGCACTACCGGCTTCGGCGGGAGCGGGCGAGGATCGAAGAGGAAGCGGGCGCCTCGATGTCGCTGGATGACCACCGTCGCGGATTCGCGGCGGGCACGGCCGTCCTGCTCGCCGAATTCAATGCCTACCTCGACCGGCCGGGTGCCGATCCCTTCGCCGATTCCGTCGGGTACCGGCAGGGCACATTTTGGCTCAGCCCCGGCGAACTCGCCGAGATGATCGGGGAACTCCGCCAGGTCTTCGCGAGGCGGGCGGACAACGGACCGGCGCCGGATCGGCGGTCCTACCTGATGAGCACGATCGTCTTCCCGTCCGATGGTGCCGGGGAAGCGAGCTGA
- a CDS encoding erythromycin esterase family protein, whose amino-acid sequence MTTDTSAPARLSADAVRPLRTLDPAGPQDDLAWLDEAIGDARVVAIGESAHYNHENYRLRHRLTRYLVERHGFGAYAMESGFVEGWRADDWVRGGDEPLGEVMANGVTSLMGLWTEMRDHFEWMRAHNRTAERPIGFYGIDLSGSNVSPLPGIDAVIAYLALADPEFAVDPGIRETASTFAVPSAFGLAEAIGAYGNLPPERRNALTAGLAELTVRMEGQRLEYQERTGAEAYGRAFRAVRLAAAIDANARAIARGDQASLLSTRDSAIADTVGWILGREDRTVLAAHNGHVQRWPVQYPGLAPASSMGMHLADRIGEDYLVIGTTNGTGRTLNTGTGFYQGELFTDLEPPRPGTLDALMDASADGPFATDLRRLSPGDTTAVRAASQLHQGNVVGDVSPLDAYDVLVHLPRVTAAEPDATALAHSSQDVQDAFSRGK is encoded by the coding sequence ATGACCACCGACACCTCGGCACCGGCCCGGTTGAGCGCGGACGCGGTGCGGCCGCTGCGCACGCTCGACCCGGCCGGGCCCCAGGACGATCTGGCGTGGCTGGACGAAGCGATCGGCGACGCGCGCGTGGTGGCCATCGGCGAGAGCGCGCACTACAACCACGAGAACTACCGCCTGCGCCACCGCCTGACCCGGTACCTGGTCGAGCGGCACGGATTCGGCGCCTACGCGATGGAATCCGGCTTCGTCGAAGGCTGGCGTGCCGACGACTGGGTGCGCGGTGGCGACGAGCCGCTCGGCGAGGTGATGGCGAACGGCGTGACCTCGCTCATGGGGCTGTGGACCGAAATGCGGGACCACTTCGAGTGGATGCGAGCGCACAACCGGACGGCGGAGCGGCCGATCGGGTTCTACGGCATCGACCTGTCCGGTTCGAACGTGTCGCCGCTGCCCGGAATCGACGCCGTCATCGCGTATCTCGCGCTCGCGGATCCCGAATTCGCGGTGGATCCCGGTATCCGCGAGACGGCGTCGACCTTCGCGGTCCCGTCCGCTTTCGGCCTCGCCGAAGCGATCGGCGCCTACGGAAACCTCCCACCCGAGCGCCGGAACGCGCTCACGGCCGGACTGGCCGAGCTCACCGTGCGCATGGAAGGGCAACGGCTCGAATACCAGGAGCGCACCGGAGCCGAAGCCTACGGACGCGCGTTCCGCGCGGTGCGCCTCGCCGCCGCCATCGACGCCAACGCCCGCGCGATCGCCCGCGGCGACCAGGCGAGCCTGCTGTCCACACGCGACTCCGCGATCGCCGACACCGTCGGCTGGATCCTCGGCCGCGAGGACCGCACCGTGCTGGCCGCGCACAACGGGCACGTCCAGCGGTGGCCGGTGCAGTACCCCGGCCTGGCCCCGGCGTCCTCGATGGGAATGCACCTCGCCGATCGGATCGGCGAGGACTACCTGGTCATCGGCACCACCAACGGCACGGGCCGGACCCTCAACACCGGAACCGGTTTCTACCAGGGTGAACTGTTCACCGATCTGGAGCCGCCCCGCCCCGGCACCCTCGACGCGCTCATGGACGCCAGCGCCGACGGCCCCTTCGCCACCGATCTCCGGCGCCTCTCCCCCGGCGACACGACCGCCGTTCGCGCCGCTTCCCAGCTACACCAAGGAAATGTCGTCGGCGACGTGAGCCCTCTCGACGCCTACGACGTCCTCGTCCACCTCCCCCGCGTCACCGCCGCGGAACCCGACGCCACGGCACTCGCGCATTCTTCGCAGGACGTCCAGGACGCGTTCTCTCGCGGAAAGTAA
- a CDS encoding LysR family transcriptional regulator, translating to MDLRLLRYFVAVAEERHFGRAATRLHMTQPPLSRAIKQLETELGTALLHRSATGVSLTAAGAALHDEARALLAQAEVAREKVAAAAGSTTLTVGTLADSAEQAGARVVTAFRRRHPGIHIRVREADFTDPTTGLRAELVDVALTRTPFDDTGIGTHVLRSDPVGAILRADDPLANRDTLSVRDLDDRPWFRLPEGTDPRWRAYWNGSAPGGESHDGPVVRTVQECLQAVLWNGTVGLAPLAHALPPDLVAVPVTDLPPTDLVVAWNETGGDPLVRSFVSLAAASYPPA from the coding sequence ATGGACCTACGCCTGCTGCGTTATTTCGTGGCCGTCGCCGAGGAACGCCACTTCGGGCGCGCCGCCACCCGGCTGCACATGACCCAGCCGCCGCTGAGCCGCGCCATCAAACAGCTGGAGACCGAACTCGGCACCGCGCTGCTGCACCGCTCCGCGACCGGGGTCAGCCTCACCGCCGCCGGTGCGGCGCTCCACGACGAGGCACGCGCGCTGCTCGCGCAGGCCGAAGTAGCGCGCGAGAAGGTGGCTGCCGCGGCGGGGAGCACGACCCTCACCGTGGGCACGCTCGCGGACAGCGCCGAACAGGCCGGCGCCCGGGTCGTCACCGCGTTCCGCCGCCGTCACCCCGGAATCCACATCCGCGTCCGCGAAGCCGATTTCACCGATCCGACAACGGGTCTGCGCGCCGAGCTCGTCGACGTCGCGCTCACGCGCACGCCCTTCGACGACACCGGGATCGGGACCCACGTGCTGCGCTCCGATCCCGTCGGCGCGATCCTGCGCGCGGACGATCCGCTCGCGAACCGCGACACCCTCAGCGTGCGCGATCTCGACGACCGCCCGTGGTTCCGCCTGCCGGAGGGCACCGATCCGCGCTGGCGCGCCTACTGGAACGGCTCCGCGCCCGGCGGGGAATCCCACGACGGCCCGGTGGTCCGCACGGTCCAGGAATGCCTGCAGGCCGTGCTCTGGAACGGCACGGTCGGGCTGGCCCCGCTCGCCCACGCGCTGCCGCCGGACCTCGTCGCGGTCCCGGTGACCGATCTGCCCCCGACCGACCTCGTCGTCGCCTGGAACGAGACCGGCGGCGATCCGCTCGTCCGCTCGTTCGTCAGCCTCGCCGCGGCGAGCTATCCCCCGGCGTAG